A region of the Perca flavescens isolate YP-PL-M2 chromosome 15, PFLA_1.0, whole genome shotgun sequence genome:
AACCATGTACCTGCATCGTCTGTCTCCGGGGACGACAGACTGAACGAGCTAGTGTAGGCACTGACTGGCCAATCAGTGGAGGGAGGCAGAGCCTCGTTCTGAGATGAAGTGGGAGAGGAGCCTAAGccgatgccatcaacacaaataaatagacaaacaaacaaataaggaCAAAAAATAGCAGAAAGAGAAAATGGAGTAAAGGAAAAATGCACTACAAATGATGATAGTAAGCTTATACTGTAAAGAAGATAAGAGTATAAACTGGTAAATGACAATGTCATAAAAACAGTCAAAAGTAGGAAAATGAAGAACAAAAGAATAAGAAGCAGGCTCTCTGGTGGCAGCAACTGCCCGCAAGTATCAGACAATTTCAGTGGACTTAAAACATAGGGACACAgcttgttttataaaaaaagatattcagGACCACTACACAAAAATGTCTTACTTAGTATCTCACTGAGACAAGTTTTCAGCCCTTTCAGCTCAAAAACTCTGTAAACCTGCTCTCACCTCCACTCCTGTCCCGCAGCAGGTAGCGGTTGACATCTTGGATGTTGGTGTTGATAGTGGGCCCGCTGGGGACACTGCCTGGGGTCACATTAGGGTCGGTCTCAGGGTCAATATTCTGAAGACCCTTCCAGGGCACACCGGGGCAGAActctgaaaattaaaatgtttgcagtttgttgtttttgttcctacAACAGCATTATATTAAACATCTGTATTAACTAACTGCTACCATCCAGCTAGTAACCAGGCATCAGTTTTTAGTTGCTTAAGTTTAACTAGGTGGTTactatattttaattgtttctaGATGAAGTGATAATAGTCATGTGtaattatgtactgtatatcccaTATTTCAGTAATGCAAatgtgttttgaaaagtgtTCCAGTATGAAAGTAATGAAAAGTGCTCTGGTAAGATTTGTCTTTTACTTGCCAGTTCTCCGATTTCAGACAAAGTAAATCAATAACTGTGTCATTCACATAGTTGAAAAATTCTACACTGAGAGCGATGAATACAGCAGAACTATTTGAATACACAAGTAGCTGGCAACATGGCTGACTCGATGAAACAAACTGGTTGACAGTGATCAACATCCTGCTGCCTACAGCAAACTGACAAACCATCAATAGAGAGTACTTCAAGTGTTCCTAACCTGGTGGCCAGTTGATATTGGTCCCATTGGCCATCTTTTCATTGCTGCTCTTGCCCTGTCCCCAGCTGTCTTGGGTGACAAGGGGGCTGGTAGGAGACTCTGAACTGGACATCATGTTGTAGTAAGAGTCCTCCAGCTGAGGGGGCTTACCAGGGAGGCCCAGGTTGGCACCTGAGAAAAGGGAAATATTGAAATGTGGGACATgtttgggactttttttcaatgaaaaacaTAGTCTGCATCTGGTCCTTGGTGTAAAAGCGGCTCAATGTGAACTCATCTCAACTTGTATTGAGATTTAATTTAGAAAAAGGAAGACCTTGCTATTGTTGTTAATGATCCGTCATCATAAATATAAACTTTGCATCAGGTAGGGGCGTCTCAGGATGCCCTTTCTTTTCTCACCATGCTTGCCCAGGTTGGGCTCTAAAGGAGAGGAGCTTCCAGAGAGGCTTTCCATGGAGTTGGGATGCGTCCACTGCGACAGGCGTGATTGAGGCTGGGGGGGTTCCTTCATAGACAGACTTCCCACCTCCATGCAGTTTACATTCATGTTTGGATTCAGTCCagctgaggagacagagaggttaCTACACAAGCCCTAGAAGTTTAGCGCAGTGTTACCTATTATCCGTTAAAAGAGAAAGGTAAATAGCTGGCTCaaccgcaaccaagaaaatgatagctggCGCTGGCtcaattgtgtttgtctgttcaaaaaatataaaaacaataaaaattggatcataaaaaataaataaaaaggaggtAGGTAAATGGCACTCACAGAGAGAGTAGGGACTGTAGGTGTTGGGAGATGGCTGCGGCTCTTTGGTCTGCAGGTCAGGGAGGCCTGGAGCCTGGGGGTGACCTGGAAATGAATCCAGGGTGGATTTGGACCCGCCATGATGCAGGCCCGAGTGGGAGGGGGGcggctgctgttgctgctgtttcatCAGCAGGGCCTGGGCCAGCTGACGCTGGTGCTGTTGGATCTGCTGCTGCATGTTATTGATTGTACGTGCAACCTGGGACGACATCAGAATGAAGACCTATTTAGGATCTATAATGTGCAGGTGTTACACATAACTGAAATAAACATTGGCCTGGAATGTCTTGATTAAAGGCTTTATTTAGGTAAAATAGTTATAACTCAGTGAATGTAAGATTTTTCAGTGATCAGAGTGAGTAATAAGAGAACAGGAAACAAGGGGAAACTTAAGGTTAAGAGGGAAACGTACTTGCTGCTCTTGTTGTCGAATGGGGCCAGAAACGTTGCGCTGCGCCTGCAACATCTGCTGCTGAATTTGTAAACGCTGGTATGCCTGTGCATCAGGTAGAAGCATGGTTTCAATGTCAAAAGAGGTTATGTGTCTATATATCCAGTAATAACTCAAtagtaaacaaaagaaataaaataacatgCAATAAAATTGATCTATATGTACACAAAACATATAGTATGTATTTGCACTTTATAGATATTTGCCATGTGCGCTCTACTGCAGGTAATTGTATCTAATAAAACGTAAAGCAGACATGGCTAAATGAGACTCACcagttgcagctggtaaagttGATTCAGAAGGGTCATATGTTGAGGGTTTATTGGTGAGGTTAAAAGTGCAGGATTCAGACCAATGTTTTTTGCTGCAAACTGTAAGAGCTGTGCTTGAACCTGTGGGCaaagtaaaaacacattaaaaacaatttgttagcccaattaaaatgtaaaacagaacatctgtttgtgtttggtGCATACACTGTCTATGTAAACATGAGGTCCCATATCAGCTTGTAGTATCAAGGTCCAGAAAGCAAAAATAATCTGCTCCTTTATTGATATATACAAGTTAAGAGGTCTATACGAATGcataacaaatgaaaaaaagactgtaatctgaatgtaaaatatatcaCTGCATTCATTAAAATGCTTTGTCTAGTAGATTTATTCAAATACAGAGCAGCTAAAGACTTACTAGAAGCAGTACAAATCATACTGTAGGACAAGCTTCGCACAGATTGCCTTTTCTGTTAAGAGCTGTAGACTATGGAATTCATTACCAGCTGACATTAAGGTCATATCGGACTTAAACATTTTTACTTCCAGCATTAAGTTGTGGCTAAAGGCAAATCAAAACTGTAACCATTTTTAACTATTGTTATAAGTATTATTTTGTTTAGTTGTGTAGTgagtgaaggtgtgtgtgtatgaagaaatgtcaatgatttttattttatttttatttcttatttatttatttcttttatttcttttttataatgttCTTAGAAATGCCCAACCAGGGACAAGAGTTGAGAATTAGCATTAGCTATAAACTCTATATGCTGCGCATCAGTTACGGGCTTTGTATTGTAACTATGTTTGCTTGTATagtccctgttaaataaacaaataaaaaaaataaaatagtaatgTGTTTGTATAGTAAGTGAGAAATGAGGCCACATGTGTGTGCttatctatatatgtgtgtgtatatatacctGAGGGGAGAGAAACTGAGGCACTTGAGCCCGTAGACTAGGCTGAGAGGAACTGAGAGGCGGCACTGACGGGTGAGGAGGCGGCTGCGGATGCTGCATGGCCCGGGCTTGTACTGCTCCACCACTGCCAAACATTCCACTCTGCATCTGCTAGACAAACAAAGAGTCAACAGAAATGATCAACACAGTGCCAGCATGTCCTTAAAAAGTCTTGCAATCATAATGATGGAGATTTATCTGTTTGAAATGTCTTAAATGTTTTATCTCAAGTTGCAAGAGACAGAGGTAAGTGATCAATATCATATAAAAGCAGTTGTAGTAAAAAATATGATGCCCAAAACAACGTAATTTTTTGCAAAGTGCAGGGGGGTTGTGAGATTTAGACATTGTTGATTTGGCATTTCCTGTGCACCAAGAATACATCCCCCCTTAccaacaaaatgaaaatgatacTTTAGGAAATTAAGGcacatttaaaatgtctaatTTGTTTGGGGATAGTAGACTATTATCTGTTAAACACCAACTTAACCTTCTTTGATAAAAGGGTTAAAATTGATGATTTACTTTTAATTTGGAACCTCTCTTTATCAATTGCTTTTCCCAGGGATACCATTCAAACACCCCAGTTGAATATTTTTCTACACCACATGATGCTAACCAGcattaaaattttaaattatttatttttatataaatgtaaGACTTACCTTATCCATGAAGGGCAAGCGGGGATCTGACGAGGGGTCTTTGGAAAGAAGTGGAGGCCGAGGGCAGCTCATGGGCTTGTTGATGAGCCCGTTGTTGTAGTCGTGGCCGGCTATCCCCATCCCCCGTTTGTCCATCTCTGTCTTCTTCTCGAGCAGGGCACTCATGGCCTGGTCCAGGCTCATGTTGTTGCTCTTCAAAGCCTCCTCCGCTGGATCCCTCTGAAGAATAAATCCGGAAAGCATCAGTAATGCAGAAACGTATCATCACCAAAAGTGTAGTGTATGAACAATATGCAGTTTCAAACTTCCCTTTTCATGACTAATGTTACAGATACAAATGACACCATTCAGAGGTTGCCAGAGTTACCCACACagacgtgtctgtgtgttgtgaaaTGTGAGGAGCCTCATGGAGGGACAGGGCTTAGTCGATCTATCGATTATTTTCAATTCTTAATACTATGTCAGAAAATTACCAGAGCCCTGGATGATGTCAAGTTTTGTCCAAACAACCAATAATTTACAACCCAAATAGATATTCTAAATTAAACTAGcaataaatattcacatttgagacaTGGGAACCAGTGAAATTAGatattttttcaaacaaaagtGACTCAAAACGATAAATTGTTATAGTTGTTTATAATAGTAATTGtaaatagttgccctttaattTTCTGTCGATTGACTATTAAATGAATCAACTAATACCTGCAAGTTTAATAACCATCATTCACAGAATGAGTGAACTTATTAGAATTAATTTAACATGcaacaacaatatacagatATTTACATCATACCATTTAAAGttcaaaacaaataaagaaaacaaaagcaacCATCAAGAATAATCTCTGGCAAAATTATCATTAATTCTGCTTTTTGGGAGAATCTTAGTCTTGAAAGATAATACAGAGCAGATACAGGCATGCATTGCTGTCTGCCACAGTGGGTTTTTTGATGCTTGCTCTGACCAAAGCTGTCAATTTTAAAATTCTACACAGAGGCTTTACACGCTCATTTCAATTTTCCCACCTTTGAAAGAGAAATGCTTAATAGTATGTTGTAACAACCATCATTGATCGAaagtacaaataaatacataaataaaatgtacttctTCTTTACTTCTGAGAATTGACAAAGAGCagtgcagtttagtgtcactTCAACTCACAGGGAAGCCCATATCTGTCAGCTGTTTGATGAGACGATTCAGGATCCAGGCATCTTCTTGCTTTCCAGGGACCTTTCCCTGGGAGAGCTGATGacacaaaattattattaacaaaTTAACTTAATAATATTTAACTAGGAAAATGtaatatcacatttttttctcaaGGACTAAGGGACTATTCTGTATGTAATTAGCCTGGCTTCATACCTTCTGTGGGCCCTTTTTAGATGCATTGCCCCAAGAGTTACAGGAGGAGTTGCTCTCCTGGGAGGCAGCATTGTTCCACATGTCTCCCTCCTCAGCATCCCACTGACCCCCCGACAAGTTCAGCTCTTCACCTCCACCTCCCCATCCGTCTTGCATAGGTTTGGGGGCTGGAAAACACATCACAAGACAGGATGTAAACCAAGCAGCATTGAGGACATACTTTGACACATGCCTTAAGAAAATAACTTTATGTTAGTCTATACTTATAATAATTTCATCAAAGTCAATAACTTTGACTGTATACAATTTTTTCATTTGGAAGATTTAACTCTATCCAACTGGTTCAAGTTAAAGTTAAGCATCCAGCCAGTTGCCCTTTTGCTAGTGAGCTTTTAGTTTCAGgaaaataaaagtgacaaaattcaaCCCCGGGAAAATAATAACTAAAGAAATAAGAACTGGTTACATGAACTTAAAACGTAACATGTTTCACATTTCTACATAAAAGTAATTTGGACCGGCCACTAGAGGTCAGTGTGGATATAGGAGTACAATTTCCAGTGCTCTGGCTTCCTTTGTACCATACTGATGTCCTTGATGTTCAAGACTGACTTGACTCATCAGGAGAGAATTATTTCAGTAGTGGAGCAAACATGTGAAACATGTGATATCATTATTCCTTAAAAAAGGTACACACATTTAGTAAAGACTAATTTGTAAAACCGTACATAGTTAAGCTACTTACCAGGTTTGCAAGATGCAGACGTCACTGTAGGGTTGCCTCTGCCATAGCTGTCTGGGTCTCCCCAGCTCCCGGTAGATTTGCTCCAGGCAGACGTCCCATTGTCAACGCTGACCGGAGCAGGTGCAGCTTCCCCCCAAGAGCTCTCCGATTTTGTGTGGGAGCTCGGTATCTCTCCCCAACCTGGAGGACACACAAGGACAAGGGCCTGTCAATTTAAATACTTCAAACCAGAACTACCAACATCTAAAATAATGCTTTGGATACAATCATAAGTTGTCAGCATTTTGTCTCGATTGTCTTGTTTTTAGATTTTCTCATAAGAAGGCAGAAAGATATAGTATGAAAatctaaaattattattattttattattatttgggcatttttaggcctttatttgacaggatagctgaagatatgaaaggggagagagagggaggaatgacatacagcaaaggggccacaggtcggagtcaaacccgggcacgctgcgtcgaggagtaaacctctgtataggacgacccgctctaccaactgagccatccAGGCACCCAAATAATTGTATTGTAAACTAAAACTATTACAGTAAGAAACAAATTAGTCGTTGTCTGCATTTTCCAGAAATATCAGAAGCACTGAGAAATACAGCTGTCAAACAATTTGCTGCATTTTCACATGCCATTTCACAATCAAACTTTATGGTGCTTTGTTACCAATTTGTTGATTTTACTGGCCAGGCAAAAGTTAAATGGCAAAGTATGAAGCGTTGGGTTAAGTAGTTTCTGCTGGCTTGTGTTGACATACTTTTGGGCTCAACATGAGAGTTTGTGATGCTCATGTCTTGAATACAAAATGCTGAATTGaagattaaatcatttaatttactTTATGTAAGTAAGTTTCTCACAGAAAATGTGTGGACACTCAGGCTCTCTCTCTTCTGATTCCACATGTTAATAActataaatttaaataatttcataGCTTAAATTGCAATGCATTTAAACGATAGGCCTACAAAAACATACTTGCattctcttttatttgttttcctatttgtagttatttaacTGAGCCTTAAATCTAACTGAGCCTCTGGTAAACACCATCAACCCATTTATCCTTCTGTTTTGGAGTGGGAAGGGCCACTCGTGCAGGAAGGCAGAAACCTGGGCTTGGCTTAGCAGGATGGTTGACAGAGGGTGAAGACACCCATTTAAGATTTGGCGCAGCCTGGAACCTCTTGGCATGAAAGACATAGCACTGTCTCTGGGCCCGGGTAGTGCCAGGCTTAGCTTAGCTCGCTCTCCAGGGAGAGGTCAAGTCCTAAAGGCTGCTCCAAAATTATAATAAACATTCAACCTTCTAGTATGACTGGCTGAAGCACTATACTATTCCAAAGAGGGCTACTGTGACGaacaaacatcatatttttatCTAATGTGGAGTCTGCATGCAGGGTCAAGTGAGGGACAGCACTCCTAGGGGCTTGCTCCACCTCTCCCCTTCATCAACTGACAGATGGTGGCTCCCATATAATCACACACTTCCGATCCTTCTCAAACTGTTTGTGGTGAATCCCTATTTTCACAAGGCACTTTGTAAACAGCATTCTTGTACTTCCCTTGGGTACCCATCAGAGGTTGCCAGAGTTACCCACACagacgtgtctgtgtgttgtgaaaTGTGAGGAGCCTCATGGAGGGACAGGGCTGGCACTGCTTAACTCATTTGGATAGTTGATTAGATGTAAATCCAAAGAGGGCAAACTAGGTCAAGATTTTACCTTTAAGTGGATCAAGAGATTGGAGCTTAACATTGCAACGTGCTAACTACCCAACAGCTTTTATGTTTGACACCTTTACTTTGaacagtaaaaaagaaaaatgcagaaaaacgTGAAATTACGATAATTTGGATTTTAAATATGTGAAATAAAATCACCTTTAAAATCTGAATGTTGACAATctaattcatcttttttttttttagattattttttggggcatttttaggcctttattttcaccgGAAAgataaagacatgaaagaggagagagagggggaatgacatgcagcaaagggccgcaggtcggagtcgaacccgcggccactgtgtcgaggagtaaacctctacatatgtgcaCTTGCTCTACCAACTGTGTTAACTCATCTTTAAACTATGAGTGAATTAATCTGACCAACTGTGCTTAACAGGATAGGTGTGGGGTATGTGGTACTATTACACATTTCAAAATCAGAGTATTATGATGTCTCACCTTGAGCTATCAGGGGGGCCCTGTTgtgagatggtccagactgatGTTGGACAACAGGATCCATGGGCCCACTGGTGGGCCCTGGGTTTTGGGAGTTTTGGGTGTGGTTCTGTAAAGGTGCAGGCGGCCCGTGATAGGGGTGATTGTGAGAGTGGggatggttgttgttgttggtgttggGGCCTGGGGGGTTATTGCCTCCAGTGGTAACTTTAGCCTGGGACATTCCTGGATTGTTCCTGTCCCACAGGTTGACTGACTTGCTATAGGTAACAGGGTCACCCCAAGCTGAGGTCCCATCATCTATCTCCATTTTACGTCGGATTGAAGGTGGGGAGGGCTCTTCCCAGCCTGTAGGCTCAGCTGAGGACTCCTTCTTACTGCCACTCCAGCTTCCACCCTGCTTCACTGAGCCTGATCCAATCCAAGAGCCTATGCTTCCTCCCCCACTACTACCACTGGGTCCATCCTGAGGCTTGCCCCCCCAACTTTGGGGAGGGCCACTGGGACGTTGACTCACTGGCTCTCCCCAGCCCCCATTTCCTCCTGCTGGTATCCCAGGTCCTGAAGAAGACATTCCCCAGCCTCGTGGGTTTTCCTTCCAGCCTCCTGCTTCTCCCTCCCACCCTGGGTTGGTGGGATTCTTTTTGCTCTCTTCTGGTTCTCTCCAGTCCCCTGCATTATTGCTCCCTCCACTATTACCCCAGCTTCGGGATGCCTTGGGTGGCTCTCCCCAGCTCTGGGATGTTGCCTTGTTGCGAGAATCATCCCACCCAGTTGACTTCTCTTCTCCCCAGGATTGACCGCCATTCTTGGGTATACTGGTGGTGGGGCCTCCTGTTGGAGGATTCCCCCAGCCACCAGGGCCACCTGGGGGCTTAATGTTGTTGGGTGGTTCTCCCCAACCAGAGCTAGGCTGATTGTTGGCAGCTATGCTTCCACCCCAACCTGAAGATCCCTGAGAACCAGGCACATCATTTTTGTTCCCAGGGTCAGTCCTCTGAGAGGGGACCATGTTACTGTTGGAGGGCCCTTGGGCATCGCTTGGAGTGGTTGGGCCAGAGCCCCATGATTCAGCAGCTGCATCATTCTTGTGTTTAGTACTGTCCATGTCCCAGGAGGTGTGCTGGCGAACAGGGGTCTGTCCCCAGCCAGTGTTACACAACACCCTGGGGTCCAGATCTTGGGCAGGcagcagaggagctggattATCTCTGGATGAGGGGTCTCTTTGCTTGGGATGTCCTTCCATGCTGTCACTGCTCCCTTCACTTGCACCAGCTTTGTTCACAGTTTTGCTCCAAGGACTAGCCTGTGTTTCCTGGGGAGGAGAGGTGGGGGCATCCCAGCTTCCTTGGGCCTCCTCAGTGCGCTGCTTCCCCCAGTTTCCACCAGACTGGTCACCCCAGCCTCCAGAGTTTCCTGCTCCACCTCCTCCAAGGCCCCAGCCAGAGTCCCAACCCGGCGCCTCTTCAGATGAAGATGCCTTTGAGTCGCCACTGTTACCCCATACTGAGCTACCATCTTCTCCATTGACCTGTGGGCCCCCTGGAGGGGTCTGGCCCATGGAACCCAAGCCTACAGGTGAAC
Encoded here:
- the tnrc6c1 gene encoding trinucleotide repeat-containing gene 6C protein isoform X1, whose translation is MEDKKKKKQEEKKKKEAAQKRATEQITKVPESAKLDPTPLPPVNPSAVPSVPPSSGNGKRAPSGCQPQTAQQPQTLLQQRYPPREVPPRFRQQEHKQLLKRGQPLPSGTLPLTTTGRPATTEPAAAVAIHSSPSCFSSSTASLPTELPPQSGQGAQYDNPLWGHLPANRSATSAGSSTSLSGWDQLIIDQKNTEAWPSITLSQSQAHPGGCPLDTDPGHLTTSSSSTSSSCRTVSMATGANSQTGHFPTNHLSSKANSGPSPANHTGTSMLNSQANRNWGSGPGPSHCPPQSSVGSEGKNDGPVGGGGSRGWGASSSSTTNFNLNLNPNANPSAWPMLGHDGGGTGGGSSGGANAISPPQSTSNLCNPPGPPPAQTGANTNSNSSGIGSAWGNIMASDTSEPHRSPAMNVSFSSEPQNLKTDGPNHTNKQEPPSPIRNLSGWGSSPVGLGSMGQTPPGGPQVNGEDGSSVWGNSGDSKASSSEEAPGWDSGWGLGGGGAGNSGGWGDQSGGNWGKQRTEEAQGSWDAPTSPPQETQASPWSKTVNKAGASEGSSDSMEGHPKQRDPSSRDNPAPLLPAQDLDPRVLCNTGWGQTPVRQHTSWDMDSTKHKNDAAAESWGSGPTTPSDAQGPSNSNMVPSQRTDPGNKNDVPGSQGSSGWGGSIAANNQPSSGWGEPPNNIKPPGGPGGWGNPPTGGPTTSIPKNGGQSWGEEKSTGWDDSRNKATSQSWGEPPKASRSWGNSGGSNNAGDWREPEESKKNPTNPGWEGEAGGWKENPRGWGMSSSGPGIPAGGNGGWGEPVSQRPSGPPQSWGGKPQDGPSGSSGGGSIGSWIGSGSVKQGGSWSGSKKESSAEPTGWEEPSPPSIRRKMEIDDGTSAWGDPVTYSKSVNLWDRNNPGMSQAKVTTGGNNPPGPNTNNNNHPHSHNHPYHGPPAPLQNHTQNSQNPGPTSGPMDPVVQHQSGPSHNRAPLIAQGWGEIPSSHTKSESSWGEAAPAPVSVDNGTSAWSKSTGSWGDPDSYGRGNPTVTSASCKPAPKPMQDGWGGGGEELNLSGGQWDAEEGDMWNNAASQESNSSCNSWGNASKKGPQKLSQGKVPGKQEDAWILNRLIKQLTDMGFPRDPAEEALKSNNMSLDQAMSALLEKKTEMDKRGMGIAGHDYNNGLINKPMSCPRPPLLSKDPSSDPRLPFMDKQMQSGMFGSGGAVQARAMQHPQPPPHPSVPPLSSSQPSLRAQVPQFLSPQVQAQLLQFAAKNIGLNPALLTSPINPQHMTLLNQLYQLQLAYQRLQIQQQMLQAQRNVSGPIRQQEQQVARTINNMQQQIQQHQRQLAQALLMKQQQQQPPPSHSGLHHGGSKSTLDSFPGHPQAPGLPDLQTKEPQPSPNTYSPYSLSGLNPNMNVNCMEVGSLSMKEPPQPQSRLSQWTHPNSMESLSGSSSPLEPNLGKHGANLGLPGKPPQLEDSYYNMMSSSESPTSPLVTQDSWGQGKSSNEKMANGTNINWPPEFCPGVPWKGLQNIDPETDPNVTPGSVPSGPTINTNIQDVNRYLLRDRSGGSSPTSSQNEALPPSTDWPVSAYTSSFSLSSPETDDAGKLSEMKSTWSPGPISHNQGSLSHELWKVPQGPRSSNTAPSRPPPGLTNTKPSTWGGNSLGLAQGWSSSYTSAGTTWSTDSSTRTSSWLVLRNLTPQIDGSTLRTLCMQHGPLITFHLNLTQGNAVVRYSSKDEAAKAQKSLHMCVLGNTTILAEFAGEEEVNRFFAQGQSLGGTTSWQATPGTNQTRLGGSGSGASHPIGHSPHWNNNNGSSSSSGGLGTGGAKTGGELLWGGVQQYSSLWGPPSGEEGRVMGSPTQINTLLPGDLLSGESM
- the tnrc6c1 gene encoding trinucleotide repeat-containing gene 6C protein isoform X6 — its product is MAYELPPQSGQGAQYDNPLWGHLPANRSATSAGSSTSLSGWDQLIIDQKNTEAWPSITLSQSQAHPGGCPLDTDPGHLTTSSSSTSSSCRTVSMATGANSQTGHFPTNHLSSKANSGPSPANHTGTSMLNSQANRNWGSGPGPSHCPPQSSVGSEGKNDGPVGGGGSRGWGASSSSTTNFNLNLNPNANPSAWPMLGHDGGGTGGGSSGGANAISPPQSTSNLCNPPGPPPAQTGANTNSNSSGIGSAWGNIMASDTSEPHRSPAMNVSFSSEPQNLKTDGPNHTNKQEPPSPIRNLSGWGSSPVGLGSMGQTPPGGPQVNGEDGSSVWGNSGDSKASSSEEAPGWDSGWGLGGGGAGNSGGWGDQSGGNWGKQRTEEAQGSWDAPTSPPQETQASPWSKTVNKAGASEGSSDSMEGHPKQRDPSSRDNPAPLLPAQDLDPRVLCNTGWGQTPVRQHTSWDMDSTKHKNDAAAESWGSGPTTPSDAQGPSNSNMVPSQRTDPGNKNDVPGSQGSSGWGGSIAANNQPSSGWGEPPNNIKPPGGPGGWGNPPTGGPTTSIPKNGGQSWGEEKSTGWDDSRNKATSQSWGEPPKASRSWGNSGGSNNAGDWREPEESKKNPTNPGWEGEAGGWKENPRGWGMSSSGPGIPAGGNGGWGEPVSQRPSGPPQSWGGKPQDGPSGSSGGGSIGSWIGSGSVKQGGSWSGSKKESSAEPTGWEEPSPPSIRRKMEIDDGTSAWGDPVTYSKSVNLWDRNNPGMSQAKVTTGGNNPPGPNTNNNNHPHSHNHPYHGPPAPLQNHTQNSQNPGPTSGPMDPVVQHQSGPSHNRAPLIAQGWGEIPSSHTKSESSWGEAAPAPVSVDNGTSAWSKSTGSWGDPDSYGRGNPTVTSASCKPAPKPMQDGWGGGGEELNLSGGQWDAEEGDMWNNAASQESNSSCNSWGNASKKGPQKLSQGKVPGKQEDAWILNRLIKQLTDMGFPRDPAEEALKSNNMSLDQAMSALLEKKTEMDKRGMGIAGHDYNNGLINKPMSCPRPPLLSKDPSSDPRLPFMDKQMQSGMFGSGGAVQARAMQHPQPPPHPSVPPLSSSQPSLRAQVPQFLSPQVQAQLLQFAAKNIGLNPALLTSPINPQHMTLLNQLYQLQLAYQRLQIQQQMLQAQRNVSGPIRQQEQQVARTINNMQQQIQQHQRQLAQALLMKQQQQQPPPSHSGLHHGGSKSTLDSFPGHPQAPGLPDLQTKEPQPSPNTYSPYSLSGLNPNMNVNCMEVGSLSMKEPPQPQSRLSQWTHPNSMESLSGSSSPLEPNLGKHGANLGLPGKPPQLEDSYYNMMSSSESPTSPLVTQDSWGQGKSSNEKMANGTNINWPPEFCPGVPWKGLQNIDPETDPNVTPGSVPSGPTINTNIQDVNRYLLRDRSGGSSPTSSQNEALPPSTDWPVSAYTSSFSLSSPETDDAGKLSEMKSTWSPGPISHNQGSLSHELWKVPQGPRSSNTAPSRPPPGLTNTKPSTWGGNSLGLAQGWSSSYTSAGTTWSTDSSTRTSSWLVLRNLTPQIDGSTLRTLCMQHGPLITFHLNLTQGNAVVRYSSKDEAAKAQKSLHMCVLGNTTILAEFAGEEEVNRFFAQGQSLGGTTSWQATPGTNQTRLGGSGSGASHPIGHSPHWNNNNGSSSSSGGLGTGGAKTGGELLWGGVQQYSSLWGPPSGEEGRVMGSPTQINTLLPGDLLSGESM